The proteins below are encoded in one region of Sphingobium yanoikuyae:
- a CDS encoding HPP family protein yields the protein MNLFKPLLAGARPIDRMIAGLGAAIGISLTILVCSQLPLHAGDLPIIVAPLGASAVLIFAVPASPLAQPWSVVGGNILSSLIGVAAYQLIPDMMVAAGVAVGLAIILMSLLRCLHPPGGAAALTAVIGSQGIHDAGYAFAFAPVGINSIALVSLGLFFHRLSGHSYPHQPVAPPVIADKMRAEAGFHLEDIDKALAELPDNFDISRADLDLLLSRAEIHAQARRAD from the coding sequence ATGAATCTTTTCAAGCCTCTGCTGGCCGGTGCCCGCCCGATCGACCGGATGATCGCGGGCCTGGGCGCGGCGATCGGCATCAGCCTCACCATATTGGTGTGCAGCCAGTTGCCGTTGCATGCCGGCGACCTGCCGATCATCGTCGCGCCGCTGGGCGCGTCGGCGGTGCTGATCTTCGCCGTGCCCGCGAGCCCGCTGGCCCAGCCCTGGTCGGTGGTGGGCGGCAATATCCTGTCCAGCCTGATCGGCGTCGCTGCCTATCAGTTGATCCCCGACATGATGGTCGCGGCCGGCGTGGCGGTGGGCCTGGCGATAATATTGATGAGCCTGCTGCGCTGCCTGCATCCGCCCGGCGGCGCGGCGGCGCTGACCGCGGTGATCGGCAGCCAGGGCATTCATGATGCCGGCTATGCCTTCGCCTTTGCGCCGGTCGGGATCAATTCGATCGCCCTGGTGTCCCTCGGCCTGTTCTTCCACCGCCTGTCGGGCCACAGCTATCCGCACCAGCCGGTCGCGCCGCCGGTGATCGCCGACAAGATGCGCGCGGAGGCGGGCTTTCATCTGGAGGATATCGACAAGGCGCTGGCCGAACTGCCCGACAATTTCGACATCAGCCGCGCCGACCTCGACCTGCTGCTGTCGCGGGCGGAAATCCACGCCCAGGCCCGCCGGGCGGACTGA
- a CDS encoding DUF3617 domain-containing protein, whose protein sequence is MRDILTLGGLLATSLTLAACGSEPAAPPAQEEEAAPAMMKSGQWTLSRKTTGYNTPTVTAEEYQAALKQVSEDKICIKVDAAGVPDADALAGAEGSDCSYKDKMVRKGRLIATLACKAGAGTSEIVVEGNFTEDTLTFGTTMTKTQGGKPVLRTTHDLSGKRDGDCPA, encoded by the coding sequence ATGCGTGACATTCTGACGCTGGGCGGCTTGCTGGCCACCAGCCTGACCCTTGCCGCCTGCGGCAGCGAACCGGCCGCTCCGCCCGCGCAGGAGGAGGAGGCCGCGCCGGCGATGATGAAGAGCGGGCAATGGACGCTCAGCCGCAAGACCACCGGCTACAACACCCCCACCGTCACGGCGGAGGAATATCAGGCCGCGCTCAAGCAGGTGAGCGAGGACAAGATCTGCATCAAGGTCGATGCCGCCGGCGTGCCCGACGCCGATGCGCTGGCTGGCGCGGAAGGCAGCGACTGCAGCTACAAGGACAAGATGGTGCGCAAGGGCCGGCTGATCGCGACCCTTGCCTGCAAGGCCGGCGCCGGCACCTCCGAAATCGTGGTCGAGGGCAATTTTACCGAGGATACGCTGACCTTCGGCACCACCATGACCAAGACCCAAGGCGGCAAGCCGGTGCTGCGCACCACCCACGACCTGTCCGGCAAGCGCGACGGCGACTGCCCGGCCTGA
- a CDS encoding HNH endonuclease, translating into MRRTLPTDGSDLCWLCARPLGARIEWHHPVPKSRGGRQMVPVHPICHRTIHATLSNAELVRTYADAMALRSHPAIARFLGWIADKPADFHAPTLSAGRRRR; encoded by the coding sequence ATGCGTCGGACACTGCCGACTGACGGATCGGATCTTTGCTGGCTCTGCGCCCGCCCGCTGGGCGCGCGGATCGAATGGCATCATCCCGTGCCCAAGAGCCGGGGCGGGCGACAGATGGTGCCGGTCCATCCGATCTGCCACCGCACCATCCATGCCACCCTGTCCAACGCGGAACTGGTCCGCACCTATGCCGATGCCATGGCCTTGCGCAGCCATCCCGCCATCGCCCGTTTCCTCGGCTGGATCGCCGACAAGCCGGCCGATTTCCATGCGCCCACCCTGTCCGCCGGGCGCCGGCGGCGATGA